The following proteins come from a genomic window of Geminicoccaceae bacterium SCSIO 64248:
- a CDS encoding FAD-dependent monooxygenase, which yields MSAPAEGAAEVTDPRPAEDRIETAVVVVGGGIAGLAMTAMLGAAGHETVLVDRMPARGARDGRTTALLGPSSDILRRIGVWPQIEAAGAPLRRLALVNQRRGLVGGERVRFDAAEAGKACFGHNVVNDELRTILLQRIRALPSVRHLAGRSVRDGSFGPAAATLVLDDGRRIVAALAIAADGKDSSCRRLAGIGARSWRYGQTALVGAFRHERDHDDTSTEIHTPGGPLTVVPLKGRASSYVWVEREADARVFAGLRDDPFASALEARVGFLLGRVEGLIGRRMSYPLSGAIARRFHGPRLALIAEAAHSLHPIGAQGLNLSLRDVATLADLVSDAASREADMGSVRLLRDYETRRRPDVLARLYGTDALSRVTGSDWQALRLVRGLGFDILARAPGLRRTAMKAGLAPF from the coding sequence ATGTCGGCGCCAGCTGAGGGAGCCGCCGAGGTGACGGACCCCAGGCCGGCCGAAGACAGGATCGAGACTGCGGTCGTCGTGGTCGGCGGCGGCATCGCGGGCCTGGCGATGACCGCCATGCTCGGCGCGGCCGGTCACGAGACCGTGCTGGTCGATCGTATGCCGGCGCGTGGAGCCCGCGACGGCCGCACGACCGCCCTGCTCGGGCCCTCGTCCGACATTCTCCGGCGGATCGGCGTCTGGCCGCAGATCGAGGCCGCCGGCGCGCCGCTCCGGCGCCTCGCTCTGGTCAACCAGCGTCGCGGCCTGGTCGGCGGCGAGCGCGTCCGTTTCGACGCGGCCGAGGCCGGGAAAGCCTGCTTCGGCCACAATGTCGTCAACGACGAGCTGCGCACGATCTTGCTGCAGCGGATCCGCGCCCTGCCGAGCGTGCGCCACCTCGCCGGCCGGTCGGTCCGGGACGGCAGCTTCGGTCCGGCGGCGGCGACCCTCGTCCTCGACGACGGCAGGCGGATCGTCGCCGCTCTCGCGATCGCGGCGGACGGCAAGGACTCGTCGTGTCGGCGGTTGGCCGGCATCGGCGCGCGATCGTGGCGCTACGGCCAGACCGCGCTGGTCGGCGCGTTCCGGCACGAGCGGGATCACGACGACACCTCGACCGAGATCCACACGCCGGGCGGTCCCTTGACCGTCGTGCCGCTGAAGGGCAGGGCGTCGAGCTATGTCTGGGTCGAGCGCGAGGCCGACGCCCGGGTCTTCGCGGGCCTGCGCGACGACCCGTTCGCAAGCGCGCTCGAGGCGCGCGTGGGCTTCCTGCTCGGCCGGGTGGAAGGCCTGATCGGCCGGCGCATGTCCTACCCCTTGAGCGGCGCGATCGCCCGGCGCTTTCACGGACCCAGGCTCGCGCTGATCGCGGAAGCGGCGCACAGCCTGCACCCGATCGGCGCGCAGGGCCTCAACCTCTCCCTGCGCGACGTCGCGACGCTCGCGGATCTGGTGTCCGACGCCGCGTCCCGTGAGGCCGACATGGGAAGCGTACGTCTCTTGCGCGACTACGAAACTCGCCGGAGGCCGGACGTGCTCGCCCGGCTCTACGGCACGGACGCGCTCAGCCGGGTCACGGGTAGCGACTGGCAGGCGCTCCGCCTGGTGCGCGGGCTGGGCTTCGACATCCTCGCCCGCGCGCCCGGTCTGCGCCGGACGGCGATGAAAGCCGGCCTGGCGCCGTTCTGA
- a CDS encoding right-handed parallel beta-helix repeat-containing protein, whose product MSLQPGDKVLFAGGQVWYETLKPKTSGTDSNPITFDSYGGDGKKAVFDGARELKWADWYSVGDNQWQTDVAKVGYLNPGKVYLNGKALNGESANSWNVDSSGDWNWTNGKLTVYSTSNPRGSDIAVQVRDEAIRLDYKDNLHFEDIATKRAFNGTTLYEGADNNTFENVSSHSNTLHGFWIRDSDGNLLDGIRAYSNGQPFTKLTTLKTGEGVWLDARTDNTTIRDSAVYENEQHGVNFSYATGNGHKIENVVSHHNGEAGLAIAGGNQTVTGSTLYANGLGGIVATLNAKTMTLKDNVITAPTDKNYHALFARGAGDARFVSEDNKYKGDVGHIVYLHAEAGDNSTFKDDLFTASKTKQYLPMIWLDGGENHSFDHVSIVSKAWQGVPIGVYPNASAEVKNSFIYGSGHHLVGDIDGGGYRGINNNYYKPDSNALWITKNNTYYTKADIDAGRVDSGSSTKYMTPGQIEGAWARGDDPVSLTGAGARMAATADDDGDLKVGSGTSIANKVPNLSAIADLDIPDPIKKSDPLYDMTDGGASTISVLEGMKDAALDHHADGDALLV is encoded by the coding sequence ATGTCGCTTCAGCCCGGCGACAAGGTTCTCTTTGCCGGCGGCCAGGTCTGGTACGAGACCCTGAAGCCGAAGACGTCCGGCACGGACTCGAACCCGATCACGTTCGATTCGTACGGCGGCGACGGCAAGAAGGCCGTCTTCGACGGTGCCCGCGAGCTGAAATGGGCGGATTGGTACAGCGTCGGCGACAACCAGTGGCAGACCGACGTCGCCAAGGTCGGCTATCTCAACCCGGGCAAGGTCTATCTCAACGGCAAGGCCCTGAACGGCGAATCGGCCAACAGCTGGAACGTCGATTCCTCGGGCGACTGGAACTGGACCAACGGCAAGCTGACGGTCTACTCGACCAGCAATCCGCGCGGCAGCGACATCGCCGTGCAAGTCCGCGACGAGGCGATCCGGCTCGACTACAAGGACAACCTCCATTTCGAGGACATCGCGACCAAGCGCGCCTTCAACGGCACGACGCTCTACGAAGGCGCCGACAACAACACCTTCGAGAACGTCTCCAGCCACAGCAACACGCTGCACGGCTTCTGGATCCGCGACTCCGACGGCAACCTGCTTGACGGCATCCGCGCCTACAGCAACGGCCAGCCCTTCACCAAGCTGACCACGCTCAAGACCGGCGAAGGCGTCTGGCTGGACGCACGCACGGACAACACCACCATCCGCGATTCCGCCGTTTACGAGAACGAGCAGCACGGCGTGAACTTCAGCTACGCCACCGGCAACGGCCACAAGATTGAGAACGTCGTCTCGCACCACAACGGCGAGGCGGGGCTCGCCATTGCCGGCGGCAACCAGACCGTCACCGGCAGCACGCTCTACGCCAACGGCCTAGGCGGCATCGTGGCGACACTGAACGCCAAGACGATGACGTTGAAAGATAATGTTATCACGGCGCCGACCGACAAGAACTACCACGCTTTGTTTGCTCGCGGTGCCGGTGACGCCCGCTTCGTGTCCGAAGACAACAAGTACAAGGGCGATGTGGGCCATATCGTCTACCTGCATGCCGAGGCGGGCGACAACTCGACCTTCAAGGATGACTTGTTCACGGCCAGCAAGACCAAGCAATACCTTCCGATGATCTGGCTGGACGGCGGCGAAAACCACAGCTTCGACCATGTCAGCATCGTGTCGAAGGCGTGGCAGGGCGTGCCGATCGGCGTGTATCCGAACGCTTCCGCCGAGGTGAAGAACTCCTTCATCTACGGCAGCGGCCATCATCTGGTCGGCGACATCGACGGCGGCGGCTATCGCGGAATCAACAACAACTACTACAAGCCGGACTCGAACGCCCTCTGGATCACCAAGAACAACACCTACTACACCAAGGCCGACATCGACGCCGGCCGGGTCGATAGCGGTTCCAGCACGAAATACATGACACCCGGGCAGATCGAAGGGGCCTGGGCGCGTGGCGACGATCCCGTCAGCCTGACCGGCGCCGGCGCGCGCATGGCGGCGACGGCGGACGATGACGGCGACCTTAAGGTCGGCTCGGGAACGAGCATCGCGAACAAGGTGCCAAACCTCTCGGCGATCGCGGATCTCGACATTCCCGATCCGATCAAGAAGAGCGATCCGCTCTACGACATGACCGATGGTGGTGCCAGCACCATCTCGGTGCTGGAGGGCATGAAGGACGCGGCGCTCGATCATCACGCCGACGGCGACGCGCTTCTCGTCTGA
- a CDS encoding DUF2842 domain-containing protein, with translation MRPRSLITTFGLIAFMIVYAFAAMLIGIRLPQDGWLGWGLQAIYYVAAGLAWLGPAVWLIRWGSR, from the coding sequence ATGCGTCCGCGCAGCCTGATCACGACGTTCGGCCTGATCGCCTTCATGATCGTCTACGCCTTCGCCGCCATGCTGATCGGCATTCGGCTGCCGCAGGACGGTTGGCTCGGCTGGGGGCTGCAGGCGATCTACTACGTCGCCGCCGGACTGGCGTGGCTCGGGCCGGCGGTCTGGCTGATACGCTGGGGAAGCCGGTAG